A single genomic interval of Spinacia oleracea cultivar Varoflay chromosome 6, BTI_SOV_V1, whole genome shotgun sequence harbors:
- the LOC110799674 gene encoding cyclin-dependent kinase inhibitor 3: MGKYMKKGKISGDVAVMDISQSTSLGVRTRARTLALQPNPELSYLQLRSRRLEKTLPPPPPPPTTKTTDSRNPNSETQRRIRVNSVNSSGSVSKKGDRGRFGHFSDTEEFHDLGTVDGSFGENNLDFDSRERSTRESTPCSLIRGAETIGTPGSTTRPTCSASANRRARNTQRPIPTNPEMEEFFAGFEHHQQKLFLDKYNYDIMSDMPLSGRYEWVRVDK, encoded by the exons ATGGGTAAGTACATGAAGAAAGGGAAGATATCAGGGGATGTTGCAGTCATGGATATCTCTCAATCAACTTCATTAGGAGTTCGTACTAGGGCTCGCACCCTCGCCCTTCAACCCAACCCTGAACTCTCTTACCTTCAACTCCGTAGCCGACGCCTCGAAAAAACCCTTCCTCCGCCCCCTCCTCCACCGACCACGAAAACCACTGATTCTAGAAACCCTAATTCGGAAACTCAGAGACGTATCCGAGTCAACTCGGTCAACTCGTCCGGTTCCGTGTCCAAGAAAGGGGATAGAGGGCGTTTTGGTCATTTTTCTGATACCGAGGAGTTTCATGATCTGGGTACTGTTGATGGATCCTTTGGAGAGAACAATTTAGACTTTGATTCCAGAGAAAg GAGCACCCGAGAGAGCACTCCTTGCAGCTTGATTAGAGGTGCAGAAACCATAGGAACGCCCGGATCAACTACGAGACCGACGTGCTCTGCTTCAGCAAACCGAAGAGCTCGAAATACTCAAAGACCAATCCCAACGAACCCGGAAATGGAAGAGTTCTTTGCCGGGTTTGAACATCACCAGCAGAAACTATTCCTTGACAA GTACAACTATgatatcatgagcgatatgccTCTCTCAGGACGTTACGAGTGGGTACGAGTAGACAAGTAG